The genomic stretch TATGAACCAATTATAACCAGttatgtaccagttttatgaacAAATTGAAAGCATTATGTTGTGTTCAGTTATGTATCAATTATGTACAATTATGTACCAGTTCAGAATTATGTACCAGTTCAGTTTAGTGTTgtaattttgaaaacagagtatcACAACAAAATGCTTATAATGCAACCAGAACAGAGCATCACATTAAACAAAAGTGCCATAGaggttcaaaagatacattagACTTGCAGAGTACTTATAATACACCAGTTAGGATTCCAAACATTACAAAAGTGCATAAAACCAGACAAATTACcagacaaattacataaaaccatAATTGTTAATAAGTTCCAAAAGTGctaaataactaatataaaatCTAAAGTGCTAGACATTCTTCTTGAATGAGGCTCTCTTTGTTGGTGTTGTCCTCCTAGTTGTTGGCCCAATTTTTGATGCACCTAGTCTTGTGGTTGGTCCTGGTGGTACCCAAGGAGTCTGTGGCCTTCTCACACCCAGCTTTTTTACCTTGCTTGTTGTTGCCTTTTTTTGCAGGACTTTGTCTTGTTCTGGATGTCTGAGAAGCTGGTTGACTTTGTTGAGTAGCTGGCTGTGCACTAACTTGTTGAGTAGCTGGCTGTGAAGTTGTTACTTGTGATGTTTGTTGAGTAGTTGGCTGTGCAGGCCCTTGAGGAATTTGTTGTGATGTTTGTTGAGTAGTTGGCTGTGCAGGCCCTGTCACCTTACATGTAGCTTTGTTGTGCCCTGACTTTTTGCATCTACTGCATTTCACAATCAGTCCTGTCCTCCTAAGTTTTCTGTCAGTACCATCAAGCTCTCCTTGTTCAagattcctcttcttctttggtcTGCCAGGCATTTTTCTGAACTTAGGAGGATGCACATCTGGGTATTGTGTCCTTGCCCATAGGTTAGAACCATTCACAGGATATATAACTGGTTTGTAGACAGCAATGTACCTACTCTTCCTATAGTACTCTGGAATGAAATCTTCAAATCTAAAGTTCCTACTCTTCATACATGACAATGCATGAACACATGGCAAACCAGACAACTCCCACCTCCTACATGAACATATGTGGTCCTTCAAGTTCACAGTGAACATGTCAGCTGGATCTTGCACATGCTTAACCTCAAAAATATGTTCATCAGACATCCTACACAATAGAATAACCAAGAATCACATTACAGctcatgcataattaattaaatacaagAGATCACACTTTTTATACCTTACAATCCATGAGTTGGTGTAGGTACTTGTTTTCTCCACTTGTTTTCTAATGTTTGGCAGCACTGCATCATCAGGTAAATTCTCAAACCGCATCCTATTCTTAGCCCATCTCTCCATAAAATAGGTCCTGATCTCTTCCAGCATTGTTACTAAAGGCTTGGTCCTTGACTCAAGGATCACACTATTGAATGCCTCAGACATGTTATTGAGTAGAGTATCACATTTGTTAGTTACCTAAACACAGCACATGAACAGGTTCTTATTATCAAACATATACATCTTATCAAACAAGTAATAGCAAGTAACAACAAGTTACCTTAAAGTCTGATTTACTCCAGAATCTTGGAGATGTCTTCATCATATGTAAATATGCCTCATCACTAATAAGTCTCATAGACCTCATTTCTCTCTCCCAAGCTTGTACATAGGTTGACCTTGCAGCTTTCCAGATAGCATCTTTCAACATTTTACCAGGATACTTCTTCCTGAAGTTATTATAAAGGTGCCTCACACAGAATCTTTGTTCAACACCTGGCAAAAGTTCATCCATTGCTGGTAGTAGACCCTGAAAATTCACATAAGAATATAATGCATCAATGAAAAAGTGTAATGTGATAATCTGCCATGTCCTTCTTCACATTAAACATTGGGTAACTCTTATGTTTAACATCACCTTCTTCACTATCACAGCCACTTTCAAGTTCCTCACTATCATTTGCTATTTCCTCTTCCAAACCATCTTTATCCAACTGTTGTTTGCTTTGTCCCCCCTCTAGATCTTAAAGAAGATCATCCAAATCTTCTTCCTCTAATTCTTCAAAGCCATCAGATGAATCATCAAATCCCACTTTCATAGCACTCTCATAATTTTCATCAGCACTATCatctccactatcagtagtagacCCATCATTCACCTCACCCACATTGTCCTCATCCCTCACAGTATGTACCTCTTCCCTCACAATAGTCTCTTCATCCCTCACAGTAGTGCAATCTTCCCTCACAGTAGTGCAATCTTCCCTCACAGTATGTACCTCTTCCCTCACAATAGTCTCTTCATCCCTCACAGTAGTGCAATCTTCCCTCACAGTAGTGCAATCTTCCCTCGCAATATTCTCTCCATCCCTCACAGCAGTGCAGTCTTCACTCACAATAGTCTCTTCATCCCTCACAACATTGTCATCATCCATCAAAACATTATCTTCTGCCCTCACAACATTATCTTCTGCCATCACAACATTATCTTCTGCCCTCACAACATTATCTTCATCCAGACCAGCAAATTCCTCATTAATTTTTGACATTAACTCTTCTGCATCAATAGGAATATCAGAAAATTCTGGCTGAGCTACTGTGTGTTGAATATATATGTCAACCTTTAAGTGCACCCTATAAAGATCAGCTATATCTAAGGCTCCTTTATCATCAACTAATTCAAGCATGCCTTCAGTAGGATCTCTGTACCAAATTCTCTCAAACTCTCTATAACCTAATTCCTTAAGAAcaccaacaaattcaaaataacCCCACGTATCTGCATCTATTCTCAACTTTGCAACGTCTCCTCCTTCATACAGACCATTGTTAATATCAACGAATCCACCACTATGGTGAATGGTTAAATTCAGAAACTCGTCCATTACACCTGAAGCAAAGCAAACCCTAAATAAAATTCGTGCTTTAATAACCCTAAATCAGaacaaacaaaccctaaattaACAATCCCTGATTTACGAACCCTAAAACCGGACCCTAAACACGAACCCTAAAAGAGAATCCTAAAAACGAAACCtagatacgaaacataaatacgaACCCTAAATGACATACCTGTTGTGATTCAGTGGTGTCAATCCTCGCTATTCCTTCAGATTGCAATGCACAGACGAGAAGGGTACTCAGAGTTTCTTCGAGCTTTTCGTCTTCTATGGACAAGAGAAATGAAGTATTCTGGAAAATGGTACTTAGTGGAAATGAGAAAATAACCCTATAATACTGTATTTGACACATCAGCACTCTTAAAATGCCACGTAATGCCACGTTTATGATAAAATAATGAGACAACTAACGGAACCAAACGGAAGGATAAACGTGGCACCATTTTAAAAGATAAGGGAGTTAtgtgaactttttaaaaattgtgggaccaaaatggaccccgagtgaaagttaagggacgaaaaagggtattttgcctaataataataataataataataataataataataataataataataataataataataataataaaaaagataattAGCAATCCATACACAAAAATAAGACAATTTGTAAATCTCTTAGCCACCATGCGAATTTTTAATTTTGCCACTGCTTTCGAAGATGCACATTCAGaagtacttttttttttcaaaaaatttgtttcgttctgtagatacatctacggaagcattaaaaatatattattgtatAGTTAAAATCAACTTATTTCATTTCAGCaattcttccgtagatgcatctacggaacgtgttgaaaaatagaatgttccgtagatgtacctgatgcgtccgcaagtgcacggatatatcgaagtaatataaaagattgtcgaaccacagagaccaatgtcaacctactgtaatctattgttgctttgtaaagctaaggctaatgaatgtTTGATTAAGGGATCCTAAGaactaaaattgaaataaaactaagattaagATAAATATAGGAGAAGAGAGACCAGAATGTGATTCCGCGTACTTCGGGAACTCTGTAATTCATTGGCTTATTAAAGatgttaaaaacatatttagtatAAAATATTAGCTTAAAGACTAAACCTCACTCTCTCGTGGTTTTGAATAAAGTCACGCTCCTTAACCGTAGGATTCTGCTCTCGCTCGCCCACTTAAATCAAAGAACGCGTTTTGAAAACTAAACAAGTCCTAATTATTCCTAAAGTGCTCTCGATGTGTTTAAGATTAATgcctagtttttactatctggttcgacccccacgctctcgcagtgccggttcgaaccttaatagattcctcactctcgtgacgaaatcgtggtaagtaacctctcactctcgtgacaaggttacctaaattaagaataaaaactaaAGCCAAAAcagaatttaataataataatttaagccAACAAAATAATTATCGAGTCCCGTCGGAGACGACGGTCCTCACATACCGGACCCAAAACAGTTTAGTCGGACATAGAATTAAGCGTAAACAAATTAAACGTGTGGATTGAAATTAAGAAGGACATGACAATTAAATTAGAGACgataaataagaataaataagaaatcataaaataaaacctgtaaatgatgaaataaaaggTACTGGAATTAACTTCTGAAATAATCTTCGCGTAATGAAAGGAAACAGAACCTAaatctaatggtgtggtagttcctcgatGTGAGAAACTGCCACTTTTACATGGTAGAAAAACTTCCTAAAAACTAAACAAGAAAAAGCTCTGCCAACAAGAGAAGAAGTGTTCCCTCTTTTCTGATTAATGCTGAGTATTTATATTGCTC from Vicia villosa cultivar HV-30 ecotype Madison, WI linkage group LG4, Vvil1.0, whole genome shotgun sequence encodes the following:
- the LOC131598362 gene encoding uncharacterized protein LOC131598362, whose translation is MIVRNLKVAVIVKKGLLPAMDELLPGVEQRFCVRHLYNNFRKKYPGKMLKDAIWKAARSTYVQAWEREMRSMRLISDEAYLHMMKTSPRFWSKSDFKVTNKCDTLLNNMSEAFNSVILESRTKPLVTMLEEIRTYFMERWAKNRMRFENLPDDAVLPNIRKQVEKTSTYTNSWIVRMSDEHIFEVKHVQDPADMFTVNLKDHICSCRRWELSGLPCVHALSCMKSRNFRFEDFIPEYYRKSRYIAVYKPVIYPVNGSNLWARTQYPDVHPPKFRKMPGRPKKKRNLEQGELDGTDRKLRRTGLIVKCSRCKKSGHNKATCKVTGPAQPTTQQTSQQIPQGPAQPTTQQTSQVTTSQPATQQVSAQPATQQSQPASQTSRTRQSPAKKGNNKQGKKAGCEKATDSLGTTRTNHKTRCIKNWANN